In the genome of Leishmania braziliensis MHOM/BR/75/M2904 contig, possible fusion of chromosomes 20 and 34, one region contains:
- a CDS encoding putative calcium channel protein, producing MSSLNNSRAQFSNSSRQLNPPHPTLTPNVRASMARRADPHDESAMPLNGTMQGSYPRQTLPPPLPPVHRGSAAATAAEDPAAFSPPSAMALSGSTPALPSPAQASRISSAKGGRQQQPELQPATPIVSARSATPEPQNTTTNAASRPLRPPTIPQSRSSASTPAPPQSPSLPLRGVAAAASLSRGGPGTVQSRKTSSAARSSSSLGASTRASERSDRVEELMEIPLAGTQPIEKFFIEYNSAAAAHDDDGQPRNDNEVLLEQFAEYTNDDSFFSSSDTVIECDPQRLCKDPLRHRAIVSVHSTLQLRALTNGRVPEDTVWNNVTRTSWLYQIHNRAIALQYSSFFIFPARWTPRVMVYNVMHHWLMEVFIFLMILGYAIFQATWARYPVPHGGIHKPDYILWADVFYTCLLGFEILARLFASGCVLHKRAFFRSPWRWLDMAVLVLSIMECTWWQDLWNFTAWRLIRAIKCLTYVPAPVRMKLLAKSLLRSTNRLIYVTILLTYFIFFFGLLGLQLFGGTLHSRCVNTLTGSVTSQVCRTVATGRYSFYWGHHCGAFSICLADAFPNPHYNFRSFDDIGHAMLSVFQIMTFQGWSRLLQETNDAVAVMAFLYYYFTILICTWIVPSLYAGVFLEKIEKTSRLFALKQLDFFDRMLTEQRQRMSTMVRLGDYVQRDENGLVSCYPAYTAQEKDRKHLTNDDDTARGSTGDHHKYAHRRKSHRRAIQAMKWTDEQRIQLQLALTRQRDVAEEAERKRGLQQASLGDPIVEDDGARIQQGAGKQGASLARAAQSEISPQSSKGCNDFALGGRVGAVQHHPAVYAIGNSHQSDLPFAVRQEVQAEQLRFLDPYTNGASTAKNDMYNSATALHTPMEKSRTSMPSGGAERAVVSHSHSASNARPLPRAPSTQSMSVVVARETAGVVPNRRAMPVHGSLSRASSMHSRSSLSRLHASMTQVPEKEQVEYVINDPEGGDFHYAKTLAQKVSIIRNIAHMFTEGYPRIISQYLWEHRMMQHRYGLVPLSYTNKYEEEALHRLRQRRARERAEEREELRRNGMGHLIDDDDDDDAQVEKPWMRKEGLVAGSMSLIRMARNIRENAPITVFNYLMYFFIIANAVFNATRFDTMPDYWETGLFVAGVCFSVLFMLELLIRLLALGPGPFFTDVLILIETTFMIISLFQLGFSRANTASLFNWVRFLRLFRVIPCRPLRRVTRVLIHGFPDMVYALLFFTLYMLMWLLLGMSLFGSRLGRIDYNTSDYTTRATFLTFSHAAYAVAQAFSVNRDEWLFLSWSGARVRGGYTVLYFIATVVVAFIFRFFFIAVMTYAWQAQQEQEDYCFMSGSSHGRRGFRSRFARLPFFDFTVWRSFKHIHGGFDRRDVAPDEIYFVNEDMARQLRLVEAKDRYYRENYRQEKGEWGDMDKDSHMDGSDVYGSDGALVNGPRYVNIGGRLYRQPSLPATEMGFSEKATPSDRGQLRFARRYHAVPVTTYASAQQSQQPASAHDALPEGVEGSLPPSRHSRRSMVNPLLTFRHSLSPAYQCTSMSAPSVTRVADSLAEERTNNANISLVPRLTKLGNARAIVAEADGETTAGYSTPEDVISESDFEHLLLPGPRLRYQSTVDDGRRVFETCLDCNTHMQMPLRAPPGVAQRTAAQLHAEHCHMAAVRSSQQLVLNALMGYARMQAEHEVTPTKQMVEVVLGQAWSCGMLLFDTIENLSCMDLPEKERMWDRMLEALELQQWLLGLHVGEEQVGRATLAYILAHQQRQEVQVQEKSYKNNWADRAFFLLSPSNPVRRAVSAVVCSIWFEIAVLCVIYAASVCLAFYTPSDGNRDFGGSYNSAKYKALHVLDNIFSILFVVEMVLRWISMGVVLPVGRAYFWHLWNIFDFFIVIISLVSWGRSDIFLRYLKVMRCFRILGPLRYWKWGSNSMSYVARTIWDSIPTLANVCLLMLMNYIVWAILFVSIFMNKLNYCSNTTIVSATQCVEAGYTWAPTQRNFRNFYESLLTTFEISTGAEWLDVIYSAVDSHSTVLSPVMNRHQYLGLIFIAYYYVSHFILFTLFISAVMYCYMLAKSATVDATGTTIEHQVWLRVQGMILRLKPKPRLLPLSNRVSRLVHALILNRCFEAFMGLILVFNMVTMSLEWYHMSNTQRIALDVFQYIWVGIFTVEVILRFTAHGLRLFTRWAYCWDLLIVILSYIQIGLNTTVTNQVPFNVNVLRLLRVGRVLHLIHLVLPFSTHLTLFYEVLKASVPGLISVTFVYIIAVYVFAILGLHFLGYVVPFGGFIDDKYNNFANFANAIIMVFRLSTLQDWATMLRGSLDRGHYCTRPSKRCGPTNWAPVYYIPIVICFFLLLSTLYIAVVLDKYIAAVRMLSAVTRLDDLRRFCRLWSKRDPNGTMWLPSALLPELLEELRLPLGVSDRRNRIEVLRLLREYNIPSHNGRVYYYEVLMPLARRVMAIAFLDAGDAHTAGSEGPRGIAWHLWERSLEALPASYNKVQPSSVTVAEQYAVTLLQAAFRRDRAMRNYFIAKSELWRRGRALCVERGLSYDNFGFGKTALAGPDPREEGIHRGFNIPKDATLANSSGGRVYADPVAARISAMREAIGSQKRATDEEPPTLLPAVYRSAIYPEERRFGPNAPGAIRRHERRDEKLGRKRAQEAYERQLCERSMGGSPGRTLAEYNEDDTFTADDVDVGVTLSKGTMESHPAPRGSQYNLNSKDVNYQPPLGTSPEELRQEEVVRRLNAAATAATASERLGGISSPTNSTQQ from the coding sequence ATGAGCTCGCTCAACAACAGTCGAGCGCAGttcagcaacagcagtcgGCAGCTGAACCCTCCTCATCCGACACTCACGCCAAATGTCAGGGCATCGATGGCTCGCCGTGCCGACCCACATGACGAAAGTGCGATGCCGCTGAATGGCACCATGCAGGGCTCCTACCCACGACAAacactgccgccgcccctaCCCCCGGTGCACCGCGGCtcggcagccgccaccgcagccgagGACCCGGCCGCATTTTCTCCCCCGAGCGCCATGGCCCTCAGTGGCAGCACCCCCGCTCTACCGTCTCCAGCTCAAGCAAGTCGTATTTCGTCGGCGAAAGGcggccggcagcagcaaccggAGCTGCAGCCGGCGACGCCGATAGTGTCTGCTCGTAGCGCTACACCAGAACCACAGAACACGACCACAAACGCCGCTTCCAGACCACTGCGTCCTCCAACAATCCCTCagagccgcagcagtgccagcaCACCAGCACCACCCCAATCTCCGTCCCTCCCGTTGAGgggcgtggcagcggcagcatctCTGTCGCGAGGGGGGCCTGGCACCGTGCAATCCCGCAAGACCTCCTCtgccgcgcgcagcagcagcagcctcggcGCCTCCACTCGCGCGAGCGAGCGGAGCGACagggtggaggagctgatggAAATCCCCCTGGCTGGCACGCAGCCCATCGAAAAATTTTTCATAGAGTACAAtagcgccgcggcagcgcacgacgacgatggcCAGCCACGGAATGATAATGaagtgctgctggagcagttTGCCGAATACACCAACGacgattcctttttttcgtCGAGCGACACGGTCATCGAGTGCGACCCGCAGCGCTTGTGCAAGGACCCACTTCGTCACCGTGCAATCGTGTCGGTGCACAGCACGCTGCAGTTGCGTGCGCTCACCAACGGTCGGGTGCCGGAAGACACCGTGTGGAACAACGTCACCCGCACCTCGTGGCTGTATCAGATCCACAACCGTGCTATTGCGCTGCAGTACAGCTCTTTCTTTATCTTTCCTGCTCGCTGGACCCCGCGGGTGATGGTGTACAATGTCATGCATCACTGGCTGATGGAGGTATTCATCTTCCTCATGATCCTCGGCTACGCCATCTTCCAGGCGACGTGGGCCCGTTACCCCGTCCCACATGGAGGCATTCACAAGCCAGACTACATTCTCTGGGCTGACGTGTTTTACACATGCCTACTGGGCTTCGAGATCCTCGCGCGCCTTTTCGCAAGCGGCTGCGTTCTGCATAAGCGCGCTTTCTTCCGCTCCCCGTGGCGCTGGCTCGACATGGCTGTGCTCGTGCTGAGCATAATGGAGTGCACATGGTGGCAGGACCTTTGGAACTTCACGGCGTGGCGACTAATCCGCGCCATCAAGTGCCTCACATATGTGCCCGCCCCAGTGCGCATGAAGCTGCTCGCCAAGTCGCTCCTGCGCTCCACGAACCGGCTTATCTACGTGACCATTTTGCTCACGTACTTCATTTTCTTCTTTGGATTGCTGGGGCTGCAGCTGTTTGGTGGCACGCTGCACAGTCGCTGCGTGAACACGCTCACCGGCTCCGTGACGTCGCAGGTGTGCCGGACCGTGGCGACCGGGCGGTACTCGTTCTACTGGGGCCACCATTGTGGTGCGTTCTCTATCTGCCTTGCAGACGCCTTCCCAAATCCGCACTACAACTTCCGCAGCTTCGACGATATAGGGCACGCGATGCTGTCGGTGTTTCAGATCATGACGTTCCAGGGCTGGAGCaggctgctgcaggagacgaacgacgcggtggcggtgatggcgttTCTGTACTACTACTTCACCATTCTTATCTGCACGTGGATCGTGCCGTCCCTCTACGCCGGTGTCTTCCTCGAGAAGATCGAAAAGACCAGCCGACTGTTTGCCCTAAAGCAGCTGGACTTCTTCGATCGTATGTTGAcagagcagcgccaacgcATGTCGACCATGGTGCGCCTGGGCGACTACGTCCAGCGCGACGAGAACGGCCTCGTGTCCTGCTACCCAGCCTACACGGCGCAGGAGAAGGACCGCAAACACCTGaccaacgacgacgacacggCCAGAGGCAGCACAGGTGACCACCACAAATACGCGCACAGGAGAAAGAGCCACCGCCGTGCGATTCAGGCGATGAAGTGGACGGACGAGCAGCGCAttcagctgcagctggcccTCACACGTCAGCGCGACgtcgccgaggaggccgaACGCAAGCGCGGGCTACAGCAGGCTTCCCTCGGTGACCCTATTGTTGAAGATGATGGAGCCAGAATACAGCAAGGTGCGGGGAAGCAAGGCGCCTCTCTGGCCAGGGCAGCGCAGAGCGAGATATCCCCGCAGTCCTCCAAGGGCTGCAATGACTTTGCGCTCGGCGGTCGTGTTGGTGCCGTGCAGCATCACCCCGCTGTCTACGCCATTGGCAACTCCCACCAGTCTGACCTTCCCTTCGCGGTTCGGCAAGAGGTGCaagcggagcagctgcgctttCTGGACCCGTACACCAACGGAGCGAGTACCGCGAAGAACGACATGTACAACTCCGCCACCGCTTTGCACACCCCCATGGAGAAGTCGCGCACCAGCATGCCCAGTGGTGGCGCGGAGAGAGCTGTCGTCTCGCACAGTCACTCCGCGAGCAATGCGCGGCCCTTACCCAGGGCACCATCGACGCAGTCGATGAGTGTCGTGGTGGCCCGCGAGACCGCCGGCGTGGTGCCGAACCGACGCGCGATGCCGGTGCATGGCTCGCTGTCACGTGCGTCCAGCATGCACAGTCGAAGCTCTCTAAGCCGCCTGCACGCCTCGATGACGCAGGTACCGGAGAAGGAACAGGTGGAGTACGTCATCAACGACCCCGAAGGCGGCGATTTTCACTACGCCAAGACGCTTGCGCAGAAGGTCAGCATCATTCGCAACATCGCCCACATGTTCACGGAAGGCTATCCTCGCATCATCTCGCAGTACCTCTGGGAGCACCGCATGATGCAGCACCGCTACGGGCTCGTGCCGCTGTCCTACACGAATAAGtacgaggaagaggctctGCATCGGCTACGTCAACGGCGCGCACGGGAGCGCGCCGAGGAGCgggaggagctgcgccgcaacGGCATGGGACACCTGatcgatgacgacgacgatgacgatgcaCAGGTGGAAAAGCCGTGGATGCGCAAGGAGGGGCTGGTGGCGGGGAGCATGTCACTCATCCGCATGGCGCGCAACATCCGAGAGAACGCGCCGATCACCGTCTTCAACTACCTCATGTACTTTTTCATCATTGCCAACGCCGTCTTCAACGCGACGCGCTTCGACACGATGCCAGACTACTGGGAGACAGGCTTATTCGTTGCGGGCGTCTGTTTCTCGGTGCTGTTCATGCTGGAGCTGCTCATTCGCCTACTTGCCCTTGGCCCCGGTCCCTTCTTCACGGACGTGCTGATCCTGATCGAAACTACTTTTATGATCATCTCACTTTTTCAGCTTGGCTTCAGCAGGGCAAACACCGCGTCGCTGTTCAACTGGGTGCGTTTCCTGCGCCTTTTCCGCGTTATACCGTGCcgcccgctgcgccgcgtcaCGCGGGTGCTCATCCACGGCTTTCCCGACATGGTGTatgcccttctcttcttcacgcTTTACATGCTAATGTGGCTGCTTCTGGGCATGAGCCTCTTCGGCAGTCGTCTAGGGCGGATCGACTACAACACGAGCGACTACACCACCCGCGCGACGTTTTTGACCTTCTCGCACGCCGCATACGCCGTGGCGCAGGCCTTCTCGGTGAACAGGGATGAGtggctctttctctcgtgGTCCGGTGCGCGGGTGCGTGGGGGCTACACAGTCCTCTACTTCATCGCtaccgtcgtcgtcgccttcATCTTCCGCTTTTTCTTTATTGCGGTCATGACGTACGCAtggcaggcgcagcaggagcaggaggacTACTGCTTCATGTCGGGCAGCAGTCACGGCCGTCGAGGATTCCGCAGTCGCTTCGCGCGGCTGCCCTTCTTCGACTTCACCGTATGGCGCTCCTTCAAGCACATTCACGGCGGATTTGACCGGCGTGACGTGGCGCCAGACGAGATCTACTTCGTGAATGAAGACATGGcacgccagctgcgccttgTGGAAGCTAAGGACCGATACTACCGCGAGAACTATCGTCAGGAGAAAGGCGAGTGGGGCGACATGGACAAAGACAGCCACATGGATGGCTCGGACGTGTACGGTTCAGACGGTGCACTCGTCAACGGCCCGCGGTACGTCAACATTGGCGGTCGTCTGTACCGCCAGCCGAGCCTGCCAGCGACGGAGATGGGCTTCTCGGAGAAGGCAACACCGTCGGATCGTGGTCAACTTCGCTTTGCACGACGCTACCACGCCGTACCAGTAACCACTTATGCCTCcgcgcagcagtcgcagcagccggcGAGTGCGCACGACGCGTTGccggagggggtggagggaagtCTACCCCCGTCGCGGCACAGCCGACGGAGCATGGTCAATCCGCTCTTGACCTTTCGCCACAGCCTCTCCCCAGCGTACCAATGCACGAGCATGAGCGCCCCCAGCGTGACTCGTGTGGCGGACTCCCTCGCAGAGGAGCGGACAAACAATGCGAACATTAGTCTGGTACCGCGGCTGACCAAGCTGGGCAATGCCCGCGCCATCGTTGCCGAAGCAGACGGGGAGACAACCGCCGGCTACAGCACCCCTGAAGACGTCATATCAGAGAGCGACTTCGAGCACCTACTCCTGCCCGGCCCCCGCCTACGCTACCAGAGCACCGTGGATGACGGACGTCGTGTATTCGAAACTTGTCTGGACTGCAACACGCACATGCagatgccgctgcgtgcgccgccaggtgtggcgcagcgcacggcTGCGCAACTGCACGCTGAGCACTGCCACATGGCGGCAGTGCGTAgctcgcagcagctggtgctAAACGCCCTGATGGGGTACGCCAGGATGCAGGCCGAGCACGAGGTGACACCCACCAAGCAGATGGTGGAGGTGGTCCTGGGGCAGGCCTGGAGCTGCGGCATGCTGCTCTTCGACACGATTGAGAACCTGTCTTGCATGGACCTGccagagaaggagcgaaTGTGGGACCGCATGTTGGAGGCGCTCGAACTGCAACAGTGGCTGCTGGGACTGCACGTCGGTGAGGAGCAGGTCGGCCGCGCCACGCTGGCCTACATcctggcgcaccagcagcgacaggaAGTGCAGGTGCAGGAGAAGAGCTATAAGAATAACTGGGCGGACCGCGCCTTCTTCCTGCTCTCGCCGTCGAACCCGGTGCGGCGGGCGGTGTCGGCTGTGGTTTGTTCGATTTGGTTTGAGATTGCCGTCCTGTGTGTCATCTATGCCGCCTCCGTCTGTTTGGCTTTCTATACGCCGAGCGATGGCAATCGCGACTTTGGCGGCAGCTACAACAGCGCCAAGTACAAGGCGCTGCACGTCCTCGACAACATCTTCTCTATCCTCTTCGTAGTGGAGATGGTGCTGAGGTGGATCAGCATGGGAGTCGTGCTGCCGGTCGGCCGCGCGTACTTCTGGCACCTGTGGAACATCTTCGACTTCTTCATTGTGATCATCTCTCTGGTGTCATGGGGCAGGTCGGACATCTTCTTACGGTACCTAAAGGTGATGCGGTGCTTCCGCATTTTGGGCCCGCTGCGGTACTGGAAGTGGGGCAGCAACAGCATGTCGTACGTGGCACGAACCATCTGGGACAGCATTCCAACCCTGGCGAATGTGTGCCTCTTGATGCTGATGAACTACATTGTGTGGGCCATCCTCTTTGTCTCCATCTTCATGAACAAGTTGAACTACTGCAGTAATACCACCATCGTGAGCGCCACACAGTGCGTCGAGGCGGGGTACACGTGGGCACCAACTCAGCGGAACTTCCGCAACTTCTACGAGAGCCTGCTAACCACCTTCGAAATCAGCACTGGAGCGGAGTGGCTAGATGTCATCTACAGCGCCGTCGACTCCCACTCCACGGTGCTGTCACCGGTGATGAACCGACACCAGTATCTTGGCCTGATCTTTATCGCCTACTACTATGTGTCGCACTTCATCTTGTTCACGCTGTTCATCTCGGCAGTGATGTACTGCTACATGCTTGCCAAGAGCGCCACGGTGGATGCGACAGGAACGACGATTGAACACCAGGTCTGGCTGCGCGTTCAGGGTATGATCTTGCGGCTGAAACCAAAGCCGCGGCTTCTGCCCTTGAGCAACCGAGTATCCCGCCTGGTGCATGCCTTGATTTTGAATCGCTGCTTCGAGGCGTTCATGGGGCTCATTCTTGTCTTCAACATGGTGACGATGTCGCTCGAGTGGTACCACATGAGCAACACGCAGAGAATCGCGCTCGACGTGTTTCAGTATATCTGGGTTGGCATCTTCACTGTTGAGGTCATTCTGCGTTTCACCGCGCACGGGCTGCGCCTCTTCACGCGCTGGGCCTACTGCTGGGATCTTCTGATCGTGATCCTCTCCTACATTCAAATCGGCCTCAATACCACGGTTACCAACCAGGTGCCGTTCAACGTGAatgtgctgcgcctgctgcgagTGGGACGTGTGCTGCACCTGATTCACCTCGTGCTGCCCTTTTCAACCCATCTCACTCTCTTCTACGAGGTGCTGAAGGCGTCGGTACCGGGGCTCATCAGCGTCACGTTCGTGTACATCATCGCCGTATACGTCTTTGCGATATTAGGCTTGCACTTCTTGGGCTACGTCGTACCCTTTGGCGGCTTTATCGATGATAAGTATAACAACTTTGCCAACTTTGCGAACGCGATCATCATGGTGTTCCGGCTATCCACCTTGCAAGACTGGGCAACGATGCTGCGAGGCAGCTTGGACCGCGGCCACTACTGCACCCGCCCCAGCAAGCGATGCGGACCAACGAACTGGGCACCGGTGTACTACATCCCCATCGTCATctgcttcttcctcctcctcagcacccTGTACATAGCAGTCGTGCTGGACAAGTACatcgcagcagtgcgcaTGCTCTCTGCCGTCACTCGTCTCGACGACCTCCGCCGCTTTTGCCGCCTATGGTCGAAGAGAGATCCGAACGGCACCATGTGGCTGCCaagcgcgctgctgccggagcTATTGGAGGAGCTACGTCTGCCGCTGGGTGTCAGTGACCGCCGCAACCGCATCGAGGTActgaggctgctgcgggAGTACAACATCCCCAGCCACAACGGCCGCGTTTACTACTACGAAGTACTGATGCCGCTGGCACGGCGCGTGATGGCCATCGCATTCCTGGATGCGGGTGACGCGCACACGGCCGGGAGCGAGGGTCCGAGAGGCATTGCCTGGCACCTGTGGGAGCGTTCGCTCGAAGCGCTGCCGGCCTCCTACAACAAGGTGCAGCCAAGCAGCGTTACCGTAGCTGAACAGTACGCAGTCACCCTCCTGCAGGCTGCTTTTCGCCGGGACCGCGCGATGCGCAACTACTTCATTGCAAAGTCCGAGCTGTGGCGCCGAGGCAGGGCGCTCTGCGTCGAACGGGGGCTGTCGTATGACAACTTCGGATTTGGGAAGACAGCGCTAGCCGGTCCAGACCCGCGCGAGGAGGGCATCCACCGCGGCTTCAACATTCCAAAGGATGCCACTCTCGCTAACTCATCCGGTGGCCGCGTGTACGCAGACCCCGTGGCGGCCCGCATCTCCGCGATGCGCGAGGCCATAGGCTCCCAGAAGCGCGCCACGGATGAGGAGCCTCCAACGTTGCTACCGGCGGTCTACCGTTCTGCAATTTACCCCGAAGAGCGGCGCTTTGGCCCTAACGCCCCTGGCGCTATCCGCCGCCATGAGCGCCGCGACGAGAAGCTGGGACGGAAGAGGGCGCAGGAGGCATACGAGAGACAGCTGTGCGAGCGCAGCATGGGGGGTAGTCCCGGACGCACGCTTGCCGAGTACAACGAGGATGACACCTTCACTGCAGACGACGTGGACGTGGGCGTCACGCTATCCAAGGGCACTATGGAGTCGCATCCCGCGCCCCGTGGAAGTCAATACAATCTAAATTCAAAGGACGTAAACTATCAGCCTCCTCTCGGCACAAGtccggaggagctgcggcaggaaGAGGTGGTCCGTCGCCTCAAcgcagccgccactgccgcaacGGCTTCGGAGCGGCTCGGTGGCATCTCATCCCCCACCAATTCCACGCAGCAGTAA
- a CDS encoding putative importin beta-1 subunit, with protein MANVTDLLMALGSPEPSIRVPAETAVNNAKETDLATFMTTMLQEFRDENKPTFARNMAGTLLKNAVAPSFREVAARHALEERWRALPADVRLQVKNEVLSTLGSPNRDVRTVAANIIGSLARSELPSGEWPQLMGILIGAAKSASEQHQEAALTAIGYICEEGKDHEEVEEALKPSTTEVLSAIVQCMASANEDVKFSATNALCNAMEYIHDNMDVPEQRNYLVTALCEMANACATVRTRERAMESLAKVAELYYSTLPDYITRLHEITTNAIFHDEETVGLQAIQFWISICELERDMKEGGDMLSSLNYSTQGLTFLVDICTQLLIRQEEDQTEDDWNLSVAGSKLLQSLAEAVGIPIQRPVMDFVYANINSTEWRKREASVMAFGCIIGVQEPAAQEAIQDTVAQAVPGLMEYLRDSKEMVADTSAWVLALVCEGFVDIFLQTPDLLQRLMNDVGPMIGGDNARMGIRACHIIYNIALAYADEEDQQTNEISRYYSDLVVVLLHAIDHGATNDFKSTAQETLNALVDAAANDCSSAYLMQLPQELLARMGPQLSLLQHSSGENMEAETMMGLLCGALSALARKLKEDFMPFLDASMQIIMQIVELSADYVQQEAMTAIGSIAYAAKEQLAPYLAKVIPHVLKYLKAFDEPEGIYAVVATMGDLSLSCRVMLQPFETDIMNTLYVNLTNTEVDRELKCSFLSCFSDFILNVLGSERFKPYMPALLPLVDQLFRASCEIDIRGDPESEAYVMNLWETTASFYSTITQCFKNTDIDALAPYMANILSFALHAATNASEFEETQMAALMVIGDTASALCNVSDPQVRAEAKQALLTDAVNGILNQVLRSSTSEDTKKHMKWIRNQLTHLQRS; from the coding sequence ATGGCGAACGTGACAGACCTTCTGATGGCCCTGGGCAGCCCAGAGCCTTCGATTCGGGTGCCCGCAGAGACTGCGGTGAACAACGCCAAGGAGACCGACCTCGCCACCTTCATGACTACAATGCTGCAGGAGTTCCGTGATGAAAACAAGCCGACGTTTGCCCGAAATATGGCGggcacgctgctgaagaaCGCAGTGGCGCCATCTTTTCGCGAAGTAGCGGCACGGCACGCGCTAGAGGAGCGGTGGCGGGCCCTGCCCGCGGATGTGCGGCTTCAGGTAAAGAATGAAGTGCTAAGCACTCTCGGCAGCCCCAATCGAGATGTACGCACAGTCGCCGCCAACATTATTGGCAGCCTGGCTCGCAGCGAGCTGCCTTCCGGGGAGTGGCCGCAGCTGATGGGTATCCTTATCGGCGCAGCGAAGTCGGCCTCTGAGCAGCACCAGGAGGCGGCACTCACCGCCATCGGCTACATCTGCGAAGAGGGTAAAGATcatgaggaggtggaggaggctcTGAAACCAAGCACGACGGAGGTGCTTTCTGCGATTGTCCAGTGCATGGCAAGTGCCAACGAAGATGTCAAGTTCAGCGCCACGAATGCCTTGTGCAATGCCATGGAGTACATTCACGACAACATGGACGTCCCGGAGCAGCGCAACTACCTCGTGACGGCGCTGTGTGAGATGGCGAACGCGTGTGCAACGGTGCGTACCCGAGAGCGCGCCATGGAGAGTTTGGCCAAGGTCGCGGAGCTCTACTACTCGACGCTGCCGGACTACATTACGCGCCTGCACGAAATCACCACAAATGCCATTTTTCATGACGAGGAGACGGTGGGCCTGCAGGCCATTCAGTTTTGGATCTCGATCTGCGAGCTAGAGAGGGATATGAAGGAGGGTGGCGACATGCTGTCAAGCCTGAACTACAGCACGCAGGGGCTGACGTTTCTTGTTGACATATGTACGCAGCTCCTCATCCGACAAGAGGAGGACCAGACAGAGGACGACTGGAACCTCTCCGTGGCTGGCAGCAAGTTGCTGCAGAGCCTCGCTGAGGCCGTCGGTATCCCCATTCAGCGGCCCGTGATGGATTTCGTGTATGCCAACATCAACAGCACGGAGTGGCGCAAACGCGAGGCATCTGTGATGGCGTTTGGGTGTATAATTGGGGTCCAGGAGCCAGCGGCGCAGGAAGCCATTCAGGATACTGTGGCACAGGCGGTTCCCGGCCTCATGGAGTACCTCCGCGACTCGAAAGAGATGGTGGCGGACACGAGTGCGTGGGTGTTGGCGCTTGTGTGCGAGGGCTTTGTCGACATCTTCCTGCAGACCCCTgatctgctgcagcgcttaATGAACGATGTGGGGCCGATGATCGGTGGTGACAACGCGCGCATGGGCATTCGTGCATGCCACATCATTTACAACATCGCACTGGCGTACGCGGATGAGGAGGATCAGCAGACAAACGAGATTTCGCGCTACTACAGCGATCTCGTCGTCGTTCTTCTCCACGCTATCGATCATGGCGCTACCAACGACTTCAAGAGCACTGCTCAAGAGACACTGAATGCCCTCGTAGACGCGGCTGCCAATGACTGCTCCAGTGCATACCTGATGCAACTGCCTcaggagctgctggcacGCATGGGTCCGCAGCTTAGCTTGTTGCAACACTCCAGTGGTGAGAACATGGAAGCCGAGACGATGATGGGATTGCTCTGTGGTGCGCTCTCGGCCCTTGCGCGCAAACTGAAGGAGGACTTTATGCCCTTCCTAGACGCCTCCATGCAAATCATCATGCAGATAGTCGAACTCTCTGCTGACTacgtgcagcaggaggcCATGACGGCCATTGGCAGTATTGCCTACGCTGCCAAGGAGCAGTTGGCGCCCTACCTGGCGAAGGTGATTCCGCACGTACTGAAGTATTTAAAGGCTTTCGATGAACCAGAAGGCATCTACGCTGTGGTGGCTACAATGGGTGACCTCAGCCTCTCCTGCCGCGTCATGCTGCAGCCTTTCGAGACCGATATCATGAATACGCTGTACGTCAACCTAACAAACACCGAGGTGGACCGTGAGCTGAAGTGCTCCTTTCTCAGCTGCTTTAGTGATTTTATTCTCAATGTGCTGGGCAGCGAGCGTTTTAAGCCCTACATgcccgcgctgctgccgctggtcgACCAACTCTTCCGTGCAAGCTGCGAGATCGACATCCGCGGCGACCCAGAGAGCGAAGCGTACGTGATGAACCTCTGGGAGACGACGGCCTCCTTCTACTCCACCATCACTCAGTGCTTCAAGAACACCGACATCGATGCGCTGGCGCCGTACATGGCGAATATTTTGAGCTTTGCCCTTCACGCCGCCACGAATGCCAGCGAGTTTGAGGAGACGCAGATGGCGGCACTCATGGTAATTGGCGACACGGCATCCGCTCTGTGTAACGTATCTGATCCACAGGTGCGGGCAGAGGCgaagcaggcgctgctgacaGACGCCGTGAATGGGATTCTGAATCAAGTACTGCGTAGCAGTACCTCTGAGGACACCAAGAAGCATATGAAGTGGATCCGGAATCAGCTGACCCACCTCCAGCGCTCGTGA